A part of Carettochelys insculpta isolate YL-2023 chromosome 1, ASM3395843v1, whole genome shotgun sequence genomic DNA contains:
- the LOC142003464 gene encoding olfactory receptor 52M1-like — protein sequence MLPFNTSCFNPATFLLLGIPGLETRHIWISIPFCSMYIITVLGNGTILFIIKTEPSLHEPMFYFLSMLAVIDLVLSTSTVPKMLSIFWFSYRETAFDTCLLQMFVIHSFSTIESGIFLAMAFDRYIAICNPLRHKTILTKAIVAKIGLAAMVRGVVYISPLSLLIRQYTYYRTNIIAHCYCEHMAAVMLVCGDTTVSNIYGLTIGFLVLLGDSLFIVLSYIMILRAVLQLASADARLKTFSTCISHLCTILAFYIPIAASSLTYRFGRNMPPHIHILMANIYLLVPPMLNPIVYGARTKRIRHRVLKMFSWNKPHF from the coding sequence ATGTTGCCCTTCAACACTTCCTGCTTCAACCCCGCAACGTTCCTCCTGCTCGGCATCCCTGGGTTGGAAACACGGCAcatctggatctccatccccttctgctccATGTACATCATCACTGTCCTGGGAAATGGCACCATCCTCTTCATCATCAAGACAGAGCCCAGCCTGCACGAGCCCATGTTCTATTTCCTCTCCATGCTGGCTGTCATCGACCTGGTCCTATCTACCTCCACTGTGCCTAAGatgctgagcatcttctggttcagTTACAGAGAGACGGCCTTCGACACCTGCCTCCTCCAGATGTTTGTCATACACTCCTTCTCAACCATAGAGTCTGGGATCTTCCTGGCCATGGCTTTTGACCGCTACATCGCCATCTGCAACCCGCTGAGACACAAGACCATCTTGACCAAAGCAATTGTAGCCAAGATTGGGCTGGCAGCCATGGTCCGAGGGGTAGTGTACATCTCCCCACTGTCCCTTCTTATCCGACAGTACACCTACTACAGGACCAACATCATCGCCCATTGCTACTGTGAGCACATGGCAGCTGTGATGCTGGTGTGTGGGGATACCACTGTCAGCAACATCTATGGCCTGACCATTGGCTTCCTCGTGCTGCTTGGGGACTCACTGTTCATCGTCCTGTCCTACATCATGATCCTGcgggctgtgctccagctggcctcAGCTGATGCCCGTCTCAAGACCTTCAGCACATGCATTTCCCACCTCTGCACCATCCTGGCCTTCTACATTCCCATTGCTGCCTCATCACTGACTTACCGGTTCGGCCGGAACATGCCTCCTCACATCCACATCCTGATGGCCAACATCTACCTCCTGGTCCCACCCATGCTGAACCCCATCGTGTATGGGGCAAGGACCAAAAGGATACGGCACAGAGTGCTTAAGATGTTCTCATGGAATAAGCCTCACTTCTAA